One genomic window of Pseudoxanthomonas sp. includes the following:
- a CDS encoding TIGR00730 family Rossman fold protein, translating to MKSVCVYCGSNAGSKPIYAQRAAELGKRLAADGLRLVYGGGNVGLMGTVANAVLEAGGEVTGVIPQQLADWEVAHRGLTKLEIVGSMHERKARMFELADGFVTLPGGFGTMEEIFEMLTWRQLGIGNKPCAFLDMDGFYAPLIGMIDRMVDERFLHPAQREDLWYGEDIDQMLGWMRDYTPAQASKWIDEKRRQTLV from the coding sequence ATGAAATCCGTCTGCGTCTATTGCGGCTCCAATGCCGGCAGCAAGCCGATCTACGCCCAGCGCGCCGCCGAACTCGGCAAGCGCCTGGCCGCCGATGGCCTGCGCCTGGTCTATGGCGGCGGCAACGTCGGCCTGATGGGCACGGTGGCCAATGCCGTGCTGGAAGCCGGCGGCGAAGTCACCGGCGTCATCCCGCAGCAGCTGGCCGATTGGGAAGTGGCGCATCGCGGCCTGACCAAGCTGGAGATCGTCGGCTCCATGCATGAGCGCAAGGCGCGCATGTTCGAGCTGGCCGATGGCTTCGTCACCCTGCCCGGCGGCTTCGGCACGATGGAAGAGATCTTCGAGATGCTGACCTGGCGCCAGCTCGGCATCGGCAACAAGCCCTGCGCGTTCCTGGACATGGACGGCTTCTATGCGCCGCTGATCGGCATGATCGATCGCATGGTCGACGAGCGTTTCCTGCACCCGGCCCAGCGCGAGGACCTGTGGTACGGCGAGGACATCGACCAGATGCTGGGCTGGATGCGCGACTACACCCCGGCGCAGGCGTCCAAATGGATCGACGAAAAGCGGCGCCAGACGCTGGTCTGA
- a CDS encoding DnaJ C-terminal domain-containing protein codes for MEFKDYYQTLGVEPTAGEAEIKTAYRRLARKYHPDVSKEADAEDKFKAVNEAYEALRDPEKRAAYDQLKARGYRPGQEYQPQDFGGRGPGQGYDFDEVFGGAGGGGAGFSDFFENLFGQRARGGGGAGFAGGQAPRGDTRAKLSVPLKAVYEGSSLRVTVNGKQLDVRVPKGIKPGQAIRLTGQGNGGGNLLLEIEYAADPQFEVDGRNVIHVLQLTPWEAALGATVSVPTLGGSVDLKIPAGSEAGRKLRLRERGLPGTPVGDQIVELEITAPRAETDAQRKAYEKLAKAFAEG; via the coding sequence ATGGAATTCAAGGATTACTACCAGACGCTTGGCGTCGAACCCACGGCAGGCGAGGCGGAGATCAAGACCGCCTACCGCCGGTTGGCGCGCAAGTACCACCCGGATGTCAGCAAGGAGGCCGACGCCGAGGACAAGTTCAAGGCCGTCAACGAGGCCTACGAGGCGCTGCGCGATCCGGAAAAACGCGCGGCCTACGACCAGCTCAAGGCGCGCGGCTATCGTCCGGGCCAGGAATACCAGCCGCAGGATTTCGGCGGGCGCGGACCGGGGCAGGGCTATGACTTCGACGAGGTCTTCGGCGGAGCGGGCGGTGGCGGTGCCGGCTTCAGTGATTTCTTCGAGAACCTGTTCGGCCAGCGTGCACGCGGTGGCGGCGGAGCCGGGTTCGCCGGTGGCCAGGCGCCGCGCGGCGACACCCGGGCCAAGCTGTCGGTGCCGCTAAAGGCGGTGTACGAAGGCAGCAGCCTGCGCGTGACCGTCAATGGCAAGCAGCTGGACGTGCGCGTGCCCAAGGGCATCAAGCCGGGCCAGGCGATCCGCCTGACCGGGCAGGGCAACGGCGGCGGCAACCTGCTGCTGGAAATCGAGTACGCTGCCGATCCGCAGTTCGAGGTGGACGGCCGCAACGTGATCCATGTCTTGCAGCTGACTCCGTGGGAAGCCGCACTGGGCGCCACGGTCAGCGTGCCGACCCTGGGTGGGTCGGTGGACCTGAAGATCCCCGCCGGGTCCGAGGCCGGGCGCAAGCTGCGCCTGCGCGAACGTGGCCTGCCGGGGACGCCGGTGGGCGACCAGATCGTCGAGCTGGAGATCACCGCGCCACGTGCGGAGACCGATGCCCAGCGCAAGGCCTACGAGAAGCTGGCCAAGGCGTTCGCTGAGGGTTGA
- the lpdA gene encoding dihydrolipoyl dehydrogenase, with protein MAENYDVVVIGAGPAGYHAAIRAAQLGLKTACIDAALGKDGKPALGGTCLRVGCIPSKALLDSSHQYHNMLHQFADHGISFKDAAIDVPAMISRKDKIVKQFTGGIGMLFKANKITPYYGFGELQPGNVVKVKQHDGETIELKGTNVIIAAGSDSIELPFAKFDGEAIVDNVGALDFTTTPKRLAVIGAGVIGLELGSVWKRLGAEVTVLEALPDFLPAADAEVAKLAAKEFKKEGIDIRLGAKVSKAEVTGKAGAKQVALTYTDASGEQSLVVDKLLVAVGRRAATKGLLAEGTGVKVNERGQIEVDAHCHTGVDGVWAVGDCVRGPMLAHKGFEEGIAVAELIAGLPGHVNFDTIPYVIYTAPEIAWVGKTEQQLKAEGVPYKTGSFPFAAVGRAVAMGEPTGFVKVIAHAETDRVLGLHLIGPSVSELVHEGVLTMEFSGSADDLARICHAHPTLSEAIHDAAMAVSKRAIHKAN; from the coding sequence ATGGCAGAGAACTACGACGTCGTCGTCATCGGTGCCGGCCCTGCCGGTTATCACGCGGCCATCCGTGCCGCACAGCTGGGCCTGAAGACCGCGTGCATCGACGCGGCGCTGGGCAAGGACGGCAAGCCGGCCCTGGGCGGCACCTGCCTGCGCGTGGGCTGCATCCCGTCCAAGGCGCTGCTGGACTCGTCGCACCAGTACCACAACATGCTGCATCAGTTCGCCGACCACGGCATCAGCTTCAAGGACGCGGCCATCGACGTGCCGGCCATGATCTCCCGCAAGGACAAGATCGTGAAGCAGTTCACCGGCGGCATCGGCATGCTGTTCAAGGCCAACAAGATCACCCCGTACTACGGCTTCGGCGAACTGCAGCCGGGCAACGTGGTGAAGGTCAAGCAGCACGATGGCGAAACCATCGAGCTCAAGGGCACCAACGTCATCATCGCCGCCGGCTCGGATTCGATCGAGCTGCCGTTCGCCAAGTTCGATGGTGAAGCCATCGTCGACAACGTCGGCGCGCTGGACTTCACCACCACGCCCAAGCGCCTGGCCGTGATCGGCGCCGGCGTGATCGGGCTGGAGCTGGGCAGCGTGTGGAAGCGCCTGGGCGCCGAGGTCACCGTCCTCGAAGCGCTGCCGGACTTCCTGCCGGCCGCCGATGCCGAAGTGGCCAAGCTGGCCGCCAAGGAATTCAAGAAGGAAGGCATCGACATCCGCCTGGGCGCCAAGGTCTCCAAGGCCGAGGTCACTGGCAAGGCCGGTGCCAAGCAAGTGGCACTGACCTACACCGATGCTTCCGGCGAACAGTCGCTGGTGGTGGACAAGCTGCTGGTGGCCGTCGGCCGTCGCGCCGCGACCAAGGGCCTGCTGGCCGAAGGCACCGGCGTCAAGGTCAACGAACGCGGCCAGATCGAGGTGGACGCGCATTGCCACACCGGTGTGGACGGCGTGTGGGCGGTCGGTGACTGCGTGCGCGGCCCGATGCTGGCGCACAAGGGCTTCGAGGAAGGCATCGCCGTGGCCGAGTTGATCGCCGGCCTGCCGGGCCACGTCAACTTCGACACCATCCCGTACGTGATCTACACCGCGCCGGAAATCGCCTGGGTCGGCAAGACCGAACAGCAGCTCAAGGCCGAAGGTGTCCCGTACAAGACCGGCAGCTTCCCGTTCGCCGCCGTAGGCCGTGCCGTGGCCATGGGCGAGCCGACCGGCTTCGTCAAGGTCATCGCCCATGCCGAGACCGACCGCGTGCTGGGCCTGCACCTGATCGGTCCCAGCGTGTCCGAGCTGGTCCACGAAGGCGTGTTGACCATGGAGTTCAGCGGTTCGGCCGACGACCTGGCACGCATCTGCCACGCGCACCCGACCCTGTCCGAAGCGATCCACGACGCCGCCATGGCCGTCAGCAAGCGCGCCATCCACAAGGCAAACTAA
- a CDS encoding Hsp20/alpha crystallin family protein — MSFVRYHGWAGRPAQADLGRVIERFVQANQAAEQASWSPRVDVKEEASRFVIFVDVPGVDLEAIEVQMDRDVLSIRGERAAPEVAEDQRFSRQERRHGAFARSFMLPDTADADGIVASGRNGVLEVVIPKRAEASPRRIQVGRESIQ; from the coding sequence ATGAGTTTTGTGCGCTATCACGGTTGGGCGGGTCGCCCGGCCCAGGCCGATCTGGGCCGCGTCATCGAGCGTTTCGTGCAGGCCAACCAGGCCGCTGAACAGGCCAGCTGGTCGCCGCGCGTGGACGTGAAGGAAGAAGCCAGCCGCTTCGTGATTTTCGTCGACGTGCCGGGCGTGGACCTGGAGGCCATCGAAGTGCAGATGGACAGGGACGTGCTGAGCATCCGCGGTGAGCGCGCCGCACCGGAGGTGGCCGAAGACCAGCGTTTTTCGCGCCAGGAACGACGCCATGGCGCGTTCGCCCGCAGCTTCATGTTGCCGGACACCGCCGATGCCGATGGCATCGTGGCCAGCGGTCGCAACGGCGTGCTGGAGGTGGTGATTCCCAAGCGGGCCGAAGCATCGCCGCGCCGGATCCAGGTCGGACGCGAGTCGATCCAGTAA
- a CDS encoding peroxiredoxin yields MTIQRGDRVPEATVTRIRQGVEKIDTPTLFQAHKVVMFGVPGAFTPTCSERHLPGYIEHFAEFRKRGIEVYCISVNDAFVMKAWGDAVGVPEGLQMLADGSGDLTKALGLDIDLSGNGMGLRSRRYALYAEDGVVEALWLEAPGEFKVSSAEHVLAQLSS; encoded by the coding sequence ATGACCATCCAGCGCGGCGACCGCGTTCCCGAAGCCACCGTCACCCGCATCCGACAGGGCGTGGAGAAGATCGATACGCCCACCCTGTTCCAGGCGCACAAGGTGGTGATGTTCGGCGTGCCCGGCGCGTTCACGCCAACCTGTTCCGAACGCCACCTGCCCGGCTACATCGAGCACTTCGCCGAATTCCGCAAACGCGGCATCGAGGTCTACTGCATCTCGGTCAACGACGCGTTCGTGATGAAGGCCTGGGGCGATGCCGTCGGCGTTCCCGAGGGCCTGCAAATGCTCGCCGATGGCAGTGGCGACCTGACCAAGGCACTCGGCCTGGACATCGACCTCAGCGGCAACGGCATGGGCCTGCGCTCGCGGCGCTATGCGCTGTATGCCGAAGACGGCGTGGTCGAGGCGCTCTGGCTCGAAGCCCCGGGCGAATTCAAGGTGTCCTCGGCCGAACATGTCCTGGCGCAGCTTTCCAGCTGA
- the pbpC gene encoding penicillin-binding protein 1C has product MLPWLRWGTVALLSALLLLDLVFPPRLPASLGTSTLVVARDGTPLRAFADSEGVWRYPASRASVSPLYLQALLGYEDRWFWRHPGINPVAMVRAGGQLVVHGRVVSGGSTLTMQVARILDGVDTRTPWGKAAQVLRAVQLEAHLSKAQILQLYLERAPFGGTIEGVEAASWAYLGKPSSQLSHAEAALLAVLPQSPSRLRPDRHPEAARVARDKVLRRMATLGLWSDAQMEDALIEPVVARSLAPPLSAALLAQRLHAAEPNATRIVSTLDADLQRTLEQRVTAYFSNLPDRTSAALLVVDNATMEARAYVGSVQFGDAKRLGHVDMVRAWRSPGSTLKPFLYGLALEDGLIHSESLLVDAPQGFGGYRPGNFGLSYNGPVGVAEALRLSLNVPAVDVLDRVGPARFAARLANAGVDLQFPSGAAPNLAMILGGAGARLEDLVGAFAGLNRDGLAGRVRYRPQDPKVERRLMAPGAAWIVREMLDANPRPGYALDTFDTSRRPKVAWKTGTSYGFRDAWALGSTRRYTVGVWVGRPDGTPLPGQYGAVTALPLMFEVIDSLPRTAGDALQTPPPASVSEREICWPLGLPPDPAAPQLCQKRMQAWTFDGNVPPTFAEREARLWHSGLQTFQRDVATGQRLSAECTRPHVAQSMQIAQWPVLASPWLTAFQRTASRLPPLAPDCAEDGREALTSLRIEGLNDRATLARAPGSPKPATVQLRALGTETDVQWLLDGRWIAQTQGSRTFEAAFDTLGEHTLTALAASGAWTTLRFKVLR; this is encoded by the coding sequence ATGTTGCCCTGGCTGCGCTGGGGCACGGTGGCGCTGTTGTCGGCGTTGCTGCTGCTGGATCTGGTGTTCCCGCCGCGGCTACCAGCGTCGCTGGGGACATCGACGCTGGTCGTTGCACGCGATGGAACACCGCTGCGTGCCTTTGCCGACAGCGAGGGCGTGTGGCGCTATCCGGCCAGCCGGGCATCGGTCTCGCCGCTCTACCTGCAGGCGCTGCTGGGATACGAGGACCGCTGGTTCTGGCGGCATCCGGGCATCAATCCGGTGGCAATGGTGCGCGCAGGCGGGCAACTGGTCGTGCACGGACGCGTGGTGTCCGGCGGCTCTACCTTGACCATGCAGGTGGCGCGCATCCTGGATGGCGTCGATACCCGCACGCCCTGGGGCAAGGCGGCGCAGGTGCTCAGGGCGGTGCAGCTGGAGGCGCACCTGAGCAAGGCGCAGATCCTGCAGCTGTACCTGGAGCGCGCGCCCTTCGGCGGCACCATCGAAGGCGTTGAGGCTGCCAGCTGGGCCTACCTGGGCAAGCCCAGCAGCCAGTTGTCGCATGCCGAAGCTGCGCTGCTGGCCGTACTGCCGCAGTCGCCCAGCCGGCTGCGCCCGGACCGTCATCCGGAAGCCGCGCGGGTGGCGCGCGACAAGGTCCTGCGACGGATGGCCACGCTCGGCCTGTGGAGCGACGCGCAGATGGAGGACGCGCTGATCGAGCCGGTGGTGGCGCGTTCGCTCGCGCCACCGTTGTCGGCGGCACTGCTGGCCCAGCGCCTGCATGCGGCGGAACCGAACGCCACCCGCATCGTGTCCACGCTGGATGCCGACCTGCAGCGCACGCTGGAACAGCGCGTCACGGCGTATTTCTCCAATCTTCCTGATCGGACATCGGCCGCATTGCTGGTGGTGGACAACGCCACCATGGAAGCGCGCGCCTACGTGGGCTCGGTGCAGTTCGGCGATGCCAAGCGGTTGGGTCACGTCGACATGGTTCGCGCCTGGCGCTCGCCTGGCTCCACGCTCAAGCCCTTCCTTTACGGCCTGGCGTTGGAGGATGGTTTGATCCATTCGGAAAGCCTGCTGGTGGATGCGCCGCAGGGATTTGGTGGCTATCGGCCGGGCAACTTCGGCCTGTCCTACAACGGCCCGGTCGGCGTGGCCGAAGCCCTGCGCCTGTCGCTCAACGTGCCGGCGGTGGATGTGCTGGATCGCGTCGGCCCGGCGCGGTTTGCCGCGCGGCTGGCCAACGCCGGCGTGGACCTGCAGTTTCCCAGCGGCGCGGCGCCCAACCTGGCGATGATCCTCGGCGGTGCCGGCGCGCGGCTGGAAGACCTGGTCGGCGCGTTCGCAGGCTTGAACCGCGATGGCCTGGCCGGGCGCGTGCGCTACCGGCCGCAGGACCCGAAGGTGGAGCGTCGGCTGATGGCGCCGGGGGCGGCCTGGATCGTGCGGGAAATGCTCGATGCCAATCCGCGTCCTGGCTATGCGCTGGATACGTTCGATACCAGTCGTCGACCGAAGGTGGCCTGGAAGACCGGCACCAGCTATGGCTTCCGCGATGCCTGGGCGCTGGGCAGCACGCGGCGCTACACGGTGGGCGTGTGGGTGGGGCGCCCCGATGGCACGCCATTGCCGGGCCAGTACGGTGCGGTGACGGCGCTGCCGTTGATGTTCGAGGTGATCGACAGCCTGCCGCGCACGGCCGGCGATGCACTGCAGACCCCGCCACCGGCCAGCGTGAGCGAGCGCGAGATCTGCTGGCCGCTGGGCCTGCCACCCGATCCAGCGGCACCGCAGTTGTGCCAGAAACGCATGCAGGCCTGGACCTTCGACGGCAACGTGCCGCCTACTTTCGCCGAGCGCGAGGCGCGGTTGTGGCACAGCGGCTTGCAGACCTTCCAGCGCGATGTGGCAACCGGACAACGGCTATCCGCCGAATGCACGCGCCCGCATGTCGCGCAGAGCATGCAGATCGCCCAGTGGCCGGTGCTGGCATCGCCCTGGCTCACGGCGTTCCAGCGCACGGCTTCGCGTCTGCCGCCCCTGGCGCCGGACTGTGCCGAAGACGGACGTGAGGCACTGACGTCATTGCGCATCGAGGGCCTCAACGACCGCGCAACGCTCGCGCGTGCGCCCGGCAGCCCCAAACCGGCGACCGTGCAGTTGCGTGCCCTGGGCACCGAGACCGACGTGCAATGGCTGCTGGATGGGCGCTGGATCGCGCAAACCCAGGGCTCGCGCACGTTTGAAGCCGCGTTCGACACGCTGGGCGAACACACGCTCACCGCCCTGGCTGCCAGTGGCGCGTGGACGACCTTGCGGTTCAAAGTGCTGCGTTGA
- the pilH gene encoding twitching motility response regulator PilH encodes MARILIVDDSPSQLLGIQRIVEKLGHEWITAEDGAQGVEVAKRELPDMVLMDVVMPNLNGFQATRQLSREATTKHIPVILVTTKDQDTDRMWGMRQGAKAYLTKPFSEDELSEVIERILSAGEAPPSVA; translated from the coding sequence ATGGCACGGATTTTGATCGTCGACGATTCACCGTCGCAGCTGCTGGGCATCCAGCGCATCGTGGAAAAGCTGGGGCATGAGTGGATCACCGCCGAGGACGGCGCGCAGGGCGTCGAAGTGGCCAAGCGTGAGTTGCCGGACATGGTGCTGATGGACGTGGTGATGCCGAACCTCAACGGATTCCAGGCCACCCGCCAGCTCAGCCGCGAAGCGACGACCAAGCACATCCCGGTGATCCTGGTGACCACCAAGGACCAGGACACCGATCGCATGTGGGGCATGCGCCAGGGCGCCAAGGCCTACCTGACCAAGCCGTTCTCCGAGGACGAACTGTCCGAGGTAATCGAGCGCATCCTCAGCGCTGGCGAGGCACCACCATCGGTCGCCTGA